The Periophthalmus magnuspinnatus isolate fPerMag1 chromosome 10, fPerMag1.2.pri, whole genome shotgun sequence genome segment aattaaaatgaccaacattatttgtatttgctaaatgccagaataatgagagttggatttttaaagataatttttcattacttcaaagtcagaagtttacatacatttcattagtatttggtaccattgcctttaaactgtatgacttgggtcgaACGTTTTTGATATCCATCCACAATCCTCTCACAGCAGTTGTCAGGAATTTTGACCCATTCCTTTTGACAAAACTGgcgtaactgagccaagtttgtagtcTGCCTTGCTTGCCCGTTCCTTTTCAGGTCtacccataaattttcaataggattgagatcaggactttgtaatggccactccaaaacattgactttgctATCCTTAAACCtatttgtaaccagtttggcagtatgcttcagctCATTGTCCAGTTGAAAGACCCATTACCGCCCAAGCtgtaacttcctggctgatgtcttgagatgttgcttcagtatttccacttaatgttctttcctcctaATCCATCTAtattgtgaagtgcaccagtccctcctgcagcaaaacaaccctgCCATGATTCTGGCAGATGATGCTGCCATGTTGacgttgggatggtgttctcaggtttACAGGAttctccctttttcctccaaatgtaacaatgctcattatggtcaaacagtttaattttattttggccagaccacaggacatatgcacattttggaccaaagcacgttcatctctggggcacagaacctgtctccttccAAAGTGGTATGATGGCCGTACTTTCTCATGGTGTTAATACCtgcgtataattgtttgaatagatgaacatggcaccttcaggcatctggaaattgcacccaatggtgaaccagacttgtgcaagtccacagttctcttcctgatctcttggctgatttcttttgactttcccatggtattacacaaagaagcagtatgtttcaggtgtgccttcgaATACCTCCAGAGGTGTGTCTCTAAGTAGCTCAGATGTTGTCAGTAAACCTATCAGaaacttccaaagacatgatcataatcatctgtttttttcccccaaattgtttaaatgcatagtaatcttactgtatgtaaacttctgactttcaagaaagtaatgaaaagttGTCTAAataatccttctctcattaataaatagaaatacatttaataatcctaattgacctaaaacaagaaaagtttagtctgatttcatgtcagacagtgagaaaaaaaaagtttatgtgcctttttatatagtgtatgaaaacttctggtttcaactgtatatgtcTAAACAGTCCTTGGCCGATATCCAATCCAGCcagtttttttctgtatctACGCCAAAATCAGATACCAGTattggattggtgcatccctagtttagttctatttAAGAGCTTAGTTTAAACATGTATTAGCCTTGGTCCAGTACTGGTTCAGGTCTGTTCAAGTCGAGGTTCAGCCGTGGTCCAatcttagttcagtcctggtccagtcctagtgcAGTCCTCGTGCACACCTTTGAGGCTGGTCTCCTGGATGCTCTGTAGTTGGTTCTCGTTGATCTTTAATTCCTGGAGAGTGGAGGGGATTCCAGGGGGAACAATCTCCAGAAGGTTCCCATCCAGATACAGCCGTGTCAGAAACTTCAGCCTCTAAGGATCCATAAAACCAGATATAGACCAGGACCACAGTTTATTCTTGGAGCACCTCTTTGCACAAATATTTAGTTGAATCTTTATTTCTTAGTTCACTTCTCACAGTCACATGCTATTCCTTATGTGCAGTGCCTTGTTTGTAATGTTTAATAGGGTTTGTAATAGGGTTGAAACAAGTTGAAATAAGTTAATCAATTGCAGCTATTTGAATATTGCAATAATTGCTAACTAATTTAGTATATTGAATAATTGTTTGTGAGGCACACCCCATAGgggaatttgtcctctgcattttgaCCCATCTTCTCAGGAGTACTCAGCACCGCAGCGCAGTGCTCGGGGGCccatttgacctattgtgcatgttttgggttgatgggggaaaccggtgTGCACGGTGGAAACCCACTCAGACACTGGGAgtacatgcaaactccacacagaaaggactGGGCGATCCAGGGATTGAATCTGAAACCTTCTTGCTGCGCAATCCGGGGGATCGAATCTGGAACTTTCTTGCTCGAAGCATACTAGCCACTCATCCACTGTTCTACAGCTGTAAATATATTCCATCAGGATGTCCTCAAGCAGGATCACTTTAGATTTATCTTTGTCAAATTTTGTAAAAATCCCACATTAAAAGGCCTTTCTCAATCCTAACAACTACTAAAGACTACAAAGATGTCTGAAGCTCTGAATACTAAAGACTACAACAGTGTCTGACCCTGAAGGCGAGTGGGTGGATCCCTGCAGATGTAAGCCTGTTCTTCTTCAGATTGATCCACTCCAGATTTGGGATCCCATTAAAGGCCTCTGGGGGGATGCTGCTGATGTTGTTACCTGCAGAACAGAGCAAAGACAGATATAAGGGCCAAACAATGAAGAGCGAAAGTTTAGCCTGGGTAAAATGATAAGATAGAACAGTAGTAATCTCAAGGGAAAAATTCACTAAACATGACCctgttagcaacgctgtcattcaaacctgttgctaatggcACCTAAtcggtctgttattaatgttcataacttgattaagggacaaaatagtgaaataaaaaccccaggatcatgtagtgcgggataatacgaacattttatggTCAGAAtcacaagtctgacagcagcagttacagagagaggggccacaattTGTCTAtatcaggggtgctcagactttttcagtatgtgagctacttttaaaatgatcgtgtctgaaagatctaccacataatacaaaaatgttaaacatatatttatttgtaaatgtattatgaattcttacatgtacagtacattttgatgtaccttgcacaacatcatgagataatactgcacaacacaattgaacttcttacatgttcataattacttgaatgatgactACTGCTCTGAttacttgcactgaatggaatcagtgagggatgcatagttcagGCAGTAGCTTTtgacagccagccaggagtaaaattgcatttttcattttaaagagataacagagctaatcatgttgattatggttttgtctttttcttatagccataaaaatcatgttaaacgaagtatccgaatttactgcattttttcacacaactacttctattttacacatccatccgtattttttcttttacgtaTCGAATAAATGACTCCCCGCAGCACccacgctctcattcgtcaccttcgagggacaacagaggcagattaccgtaatgatggtaaaatatttagatagccccatgtctccgctttgagacacaggaggacaggagcaggacgGGTTggggagttacgctgctggaaagtccgcaaccgcgctctatcggcgacgataggatccgacgctatagggttaagatcgacgtaatgaacacccctggtctatatCATAACAAACCAGCTGTATTTCCTCAGTTCTAgtgataaaaacattataatggtGTCAATTGGGCTGCTCATTTTGGGAACAAGAACATTCgcagtatttttatcattaaagcaactaaatgaaataaataaaagtaagtcAATGATGGTGATTCCCTGCCCTTGTCCCTCTCTGTTCCCTCATGCTCTGGTCTAAACTGGGGCTGGACACTGACCTTCGAGACTCAGAGACTTGAGCTCTGGGATGGATAGAGGAGGGAAGTGCTGCAGTTTGGCGTTTTCACACGACACTGTGACGTCAGAGATGTCACAGCCCTGAGGGAGTCCAGCCTGGTCCACAGATGCTTCCAAGTCTGGGTCTAAGTCAGAGTCCTCAAAgatctcctccagctcctcctcatgGACTTTGGTCAGCTCATAGTCTGGACCAGATTCTAGAGTTTGGATCCGAGAGGAAATTGGattgttttattaaatcaaatgaaaaaacaagatCCAAaccaaagtctaaaccaggtctagcccTGGACTAAatttaggactaaacaaggtacaatccaggactaaacccaggctAAACCCAAGcttaacttggactaaacctatCCCAGCTCTCACCCTCTGGTGGGTCCTCTGTGGTCGGGGGAGTCGGGATGGGAGCAGGCTCGATTGTTTCTTCTTTGCTTTGGTTCATCTCAAACACGTCTCCTCTGAGCCACACCTGCACTTCCCCACCCTCCTTTGGAAGCTCCATATCTTCCCGTTCACTCAGCTGCACCTCCATCTGTTTCCACtgtttctgttcattttttaCCTGGAaaattcagacatgttttaaagcttttacacctacactatttttttttttttaagcagacTCAAGTTCAGAACATTGCGAGTTTAGTTAGTTTTGGCTGGTGTGAAAGCACCAGTTTGATTTGGTGTGAACTAGTGAACTGGTTGCAAGCGGACTCCAATGCAGTCTGAGATGTGAATGTGAACTGACCTCAGTTTGGCACAACACTTTTTGATCTAAACAAGCTTCCATATTGATGAGCATGAACAAAAGAAACTGAGTGTGACAATCAAAATTGGAGAAATAGACTATGACAAGACAGATAGTGAGGAGAAAATGaacaattttatataatttgacaaaaataaatcagtttctGAGACAGATCACTATAAACAGAGGTGTACACGGGTCATAAAGTAATGTCCTGTGGCTAATCTTCACAGTATCTACATGGCTTTAGATTCACTGCTATCATCCACGTGTTTATATCCCGAACAGTGTTAATATCCTGGACAGTGGTAGTTGTTATAACTGCCCTTAGTCCTAGTCTtgttctcgtttagtcctggtctagtcctggtttagtactgctttaggCCTGTTatagttctgtcctggtttaggtgtgctttagtcctggttcagttctgctatagtcctgatttagttctgctATAGTCCTaattcagtgctggtttaggcctggttcagtcctgttataGTTCTGCTTCCGTTCTGATTTAgtattggttcagtcctggctctgtcctgttttaggcgtggtttactcctggttcagtcctgttatagtcctggttcacagcTGCTTTAGGCCTAGTTCAGTGCTAGCTCAGACTTGTtatagttctagttcagtcctggttcgttcccggtttagtcctggttcaaatctGTTATAGTCCTGCTTCCATTCTGATTTAgtattggttcagtcctggtttagtcctgcttcagacctgttACAGTCCTGcgtcagtcctagtttagtattcattcagtcctgatatagtcctgatatagtcctggcatagtccttgtctagtccctagtctagtcctggtctaatcctggtacAGTcatggttcagacctagtttagttctggtgtagtccctggtctatttctggtctagtccaggttcagtcctggttttgtccctggtCTATCCTGgtctacttctggtttagtccttgttcagtcctgcttcagtcctgagtcagacctggtttagtcctggttcagacctgtatTCTCAGAGCctgttcttttcttctcttttgtttttctctctttctcttctttcttcgtCGGGCCTCGTCTTtcctcttctgctgctgctcccaCTTCTCTACCACGCTGTTGGCTAAACTCTGCTTGCCGAACGCTAAAGGCATAACAGAGTTTAACAGATCAGGTCTCATCTCCAActcacactgtccctgtcacacaGCACTGCAATAGGAATATgtgaattaattaaaacaagttCAGAATATCAATCATAGATTTTATGGGCCTGTTTTATTGGACTTATTTCAACAGGTCTCACAAAAACTGTTACAATACCGATGAATCATACAAttaccagatctaaacctaGGCAGGACTGTTCCTTGcttatgataaaaatgaaacaaatactaGAACCTTGAACCGAGAAGACCTTGTGTACCAGCAAAGGCTCTGGGAATGTTAAAAGGTATTACTTCTACAATATTGTTAtcccacaatatgacattaaatacaATGTACTGTGTATACCAAGATTTAAACTGGTAATGATTGCTATCAAGATTGCAAATTATGTCTTCTAATAAAGATTGAGCGTTTCCACATCCAAGAGTATTAacactgggggaaaaaaatctgaactgctaaactgatcaaagaatctcatgcatttcagtaCATGTTTATCGAGatctaaagtacagggttaGCCTGGCGtataaagatttattttaaactgttattttgATTGAATTGTGATGTATTGTGCATAATCTGGGGTCTGGTGCAGTCTAGTCTGTCCCTGTGTGAGTCTAGCCTGAGTCaccgcccctccctctccttctacTCCTGTAATGACTCCTCTCTCAGCCTAATAATTGTCTGTTCTCCTTTAATAAGTGCAGCTGTGTCTTGAGTCCTCCCTGTGATCTAAGCCCTCAGTCCACTGTCTGCTTTGAAACGGGCCTTAAGTCCAcattggtcctgctttagtgctgctctagtcctgctctagacATGTTATCCTGTCTTCTTGTTGAAACCCTCTCATCTTGTGCTAGACTCAGCATTAGCCTGTCTGATCCTCACACTCACGCTTGTGTTTAAAGTCCCCCTGCTGCACTGACTTCAGCTGCACTTTGCACTAGGACTAAATGATTTTTGAAAAAACATTGTGATATTGATTAGatttatgatttttgttttaataatagaattCTAATCACAGATCACATTTGAaacaggagcattaacatttgagagaagactgaaatctgaatttTAACTAATCCATGATTTTCATAGTATCTTTGTAggggtctaaactacagggttagcagctctTAGGCATGATTAGACataatattttcttgtttttggagGAAATTATTTGCAGTCTTTGCAATTTGCTACTTAAAATCATTCTTATTACAATTTTAGTTTGATTGCAAAGTGATTTATCTTGTAGCCCTACTGTCCTACCCTCCTGCCTAAACCACTTGTCAGATACGTGTGAATATACTGTATCTAACAAGCACCATTTCTGCCTCGTTATGAACAGGCTTGAACCCTGCTTCCATATTtccatactgctgttgtgtcctttggcaaggcaCTTCCTCTTGTCTTTCTTCTCTGTTCTGCTTAGTATAAATGGTTCCTTTATATGATTATTGAGTGAAATAATACCAAGTTGAAGTACCAGTGTTGTGTGTTAAAATATATGGAGGTAAATGAACAGTGGCACAGTGAGATTCAAGCACAAATCAGAAGCTACTTTCTGTCACCTGAATGTGTTATTTAGTGTTTGTTTGGTATTCAATTTAACCCTTTGATGGCTATTTGGTTCTGActttgttcagacctggttctgacctggttctcatttgattttaactgtttcagacctggttcagacctggttctaTGTGGTACTGTAGATCTGGCTCGGTCTTAAACAGTTCCAGAATATTGTCCTGCAAGTCTTGTCCAATCACAGCACTGCCTTGGGATTGAGTACTACTGGGATCCCTCAGCAGAGGCTCTGGACCAATCAAAACACTCGGTGGGGGGACCAGTTTGAGCTTCAGGGGCTTGTGTCGCTTCTCTTTGTGTTTACCATCTCctgaaacaaaatttaaaaataaataaatatgacagAAAGGGAGATATTGAAGCTTGTCAGTCCAATTCCCATTTGCTTACGGTAGTGTTGTTACAGTAATAAACTTTtaaattttggattttttttaattttttttttttggggggggggatatgttatttgattgggacaatgcatgctaatgaacagacatgatacaacatgaatataaacataccggattatagccaaaggctaatttccatccattgtcccaagggctggggtcacaaaagggccaaaataaaaaaattgcacATTATGCTCATTGCACTATTGCAATAGTGAAATAGTGCAGAATACagtcaatactcaataccgattttgACATCACAATGATCATTTAAAACTCTTGGCCatattatattaccatgtggcgtTACATCTGTGCAATCCTTCAATTGTCCAagtagtttccatagtggtaCATTTCTAGGTCACTAGTTTtgatatctgatttttgacatCCCTAGGTCAGAGTAGTAACAGAAAATATATAgtgggcaaaaaagtatttagtcagccaccaattgtgcaagttctcccacttaataAGATGAgcgaggcctgtaattttcatcataggtagacttcaactatgagagacagaatgagaaaaaaaaaatccagaaatatGATTTTTAGAGAatgtatttgcaaattatggtggaaaataagtatttggttcTTAACAAAAGTTACTCAGTACTTTATTATacaccctttgttggcaatgagagaggtcaaacattttctctaagtctccacaaggttttcacacactgttgctggtagtttggcccattcctccatgcagctctcctctagagcagtgatgttttgaggttgtcgctgggcaacacagattttcaactccctccaaagatacgaagccactccttcgttgcccggGCAGTCTGTTTCGGATCattcatgctgaaagaccctgccacgtttcatcttcaatgcccttgttaatggaaggaggttttcactcaaaatctcgaGATaaatggccccattcattctttcctttacacggatcagtcttCCTGGCTGCAGAAAAACAGCTACAAAGCATGaagtttccacccccatgcttcacagtaggatggtgttctttggatacaactcagcattctttcttctccaaacacaacaagttgagtttttaccaaaaagttctattttggtttcatcttaCCATAtaacattctcccaatcctcttctggatcatccaaatgctctctagcaaatttcagacgggcctggacatgtactggcttaagcagggggactcgtctggcactgcaggatttgagtgcctggcggcgtagtgtgttactgatggtagcctttgttactttggtcccagctctttgcaggtcattcactaggttcccctgtgtggttctgggatttttgctcatcGTTCTTGttatcattttgaccccacaaggtgagatcttgcgtggagccccagatcaagggagattatcagtggtcttgtatttcttccattttctaatcaTTGCTGCCACAGTTTGTAGGTCACCAAATATGGAGGAATACCaaataaattcattaaaaatcatacaatgtgatttcctttCTCCCTATTCTGTCTCACATAgctgaagtgtacctatgatgaatattacaggcctctctcatctttttaagtgggagaacttgcacaattggtggctgactaaatacttttttgccccactgtattgCGTTGCTAGATTCCAGTGAGGTGCATTTGGCTTTTTCTCTGATGAGTTTGGGCCTGTGACACATTGTTGGACCTGATAGAGACGTTTAAATGGTTTGAtggatgttctttttttttggaggaagttgttttgcagatttttccGGAGGACATGGATGTGAGAGGAGTCCTGTGTTTAAGCCTGAGTCAGGAGCATTAGTGGATCTGCACCTGCTACACCAGCCTGGGCCTGTCCTCTGCACTCTCCACATAGCACTGCAGCTACCGTACAATGGAATAACTGGATCCAGTGCCAATATTTGTTAGACACTAAACCGAGAACTGTTTACAGTGATTTTGTCAAAAAACTTGCTATATTGAattcttatttttgtgtgtgaataataGCACCACGTGTTGATACAGGACTCAGTAAAAGCTTGTGTTGCATTTGTGCCAaccaaaaaacatttgaaaagcaTCTCTACTCTTCTGAGTAGAGAGCATCTCTACACTTCTGAGTAGAGCTGAgcaatatggtgataaaaatgtaattctgaTCTCATCGATGCTCATCTGCTATTTGAGAAATTGTCAGTTGTCATTCagtgtttctctgtttctctctattCTCTGCCTGTTTCTGTAAGGTTCTGAGTGAGTggcaggtggatttaaccaatcacagaagTGTACCCTCAGGAGGAGCCGCTAACTAGTTCAATCTTAAAGGCAGATACTGTCTTAAAGGAAGATAATAAGTTAGATGAATTGTGATCAgatctggctccaagaaaattgtgatattaaTTTTGTGGCATATGACACACACCTGCTTCTGAGTATCTACCATATCTGAATCATAATGTCTTACCGTCTCGTCTCCTCTTTGCTcgtctcttctctttttccttGGCCCCAGTTTGGTCCAGACTCAGGACCATGACCAGCAGAAGCAGCAGTCCCACTCTCCACCTCATGTTACACCTGAAATAGCATCAGTATCACACTCCACCTCATGTTAAACTTGAAACAATATCAGTATTACACTCCACCTCATGTGAAACCTGAAACAGCATGAGTATAGAACACTGCACCTCATGTTAAACCTGAAACAGCATCAGTATCACACTCTCATGTTAGACTTGAAACAACATCAGTATATTTGAGAGCCACATGAGTCTCCTGATTCTGGAGGTTTAACTTGATACAAGGCTATCAGCAACTAATGCGACCAATATGGACTATATTCTACCTGGTCTGAATTAAAGATTCTCAAATTAATTAACTGcacctattcatgggtttcaacatCCTgctatatgcaatatttgaggACTTCaaaagattttgttttaaaaccgTACTAGATTCTCATCGttctgaaacctatgaataCAGTTGTAGGCTATTGCCAGTACATATTGTCATTGCCAAAATACTGTACCTACAGTTTTTAATTTCAGCTGTCTAAAGAAGCACAGATGTGGCCTCAATAAACCCagtttaagtaaaaaataataataataataaaaaataacatctgAACTAAGTTCGGTAGGTAGGAGCAATAACCCCTGTTTGAATGCTTTAGTGAAATCTGCAGCATTAGCTTCAGTCCACCAGAAGGAAGTGTTGTATTTTAGTAGTGTGACATTGTCCCCGTTACTCGCAGCCACATGCACATCTAGAGTTAAA includes the following:
- the ecm2 gene encoding extracellular matrix protein 2: MRWRVGLLLLLVMVLSLDQTGAKEKEKRRAKRRRDGDGKHKEKRHKPLKLKLVPPPSVLIGPEPLLRDPSSTQSQGSAVIGQDLQDNILELFKTEPDLQYHIEPAFGKQSLANSVVEKWEQQQKRKDEARRRKKRKREKQKRRKEQALRIQVKNEQKQWKQMEVQLSEREDMELPKEGGEVQVWLRGDVFEMNQSKEETIEPAPIPTPPTTEDPPEESGPDYELTKVHEEELEEIFEDSDLDPDLEASVDQAGLPQGCDISDVTVSCENAKLQHFPPLSIPELKSLSLEGNNISSIPPEAFNGIPNLEWINLKKNRLTSAGIHPLAFRRLKFLTRLYLDGNLLEIVPPGIPSTLQELKINENQLQSIQETSLKGLSSLVTLELEGNRLNEGSMSHGAFKDLSELSYLRLGRNYFRAVPQGLPPSLQELYLEHNRIEEISETVFNHTQSLTLISLRNNKLEESRIAPLAWIHHRSLESLDLSHNELHLVPSFLPQSLVHLVLVGNHIERIPGYVFAHMSPGLEYLYLSYNKLDGEGFEPESFFGTYQSMVELCLDHNQLLNVPSGINEMTNLHFLRLNNNKIRRIPEDSLCDPGLNGEGTLVAVHLDNNFIDPDTVSPSAFSCVRASSSVVLKPQHSTKKQPPQHHD